In a genomic window of Buteo buteo chromosome 29, bButBut1.hap1.1, whole genome shotgun sequence:
- the LOC142045631 gene encoding hemoglobin subunit alpha-A/A': protein MVLSANDKTNVKNVFAKISGHAEDYGAETLERMFTTYPPTKTYFPHFDLHHGSAQIKAHGKKVAGALIEAVNHIDDIAGALSKLSDLHAQKLRVDPVNFKLLGQCFLVVVAIHHPSVLTPEVHASLDKFLCAVGNVLTAKYR, encoded by the exons ATGGTGCTGTCCGCCAACGACAAGACCAACGTGAAGAACGTCTTCGCCAAAATCAGCGGCCATGCCGAGGACTACGGCGCCGAGACCCTGGAGAG GATGTTCACCACCTACCCTCCAACCAAGACCTACTTCCCCCACTTCGACCTGCACCATGGCTCCGCTCAGATCAAGGCGCACGGCAAGAAGGTCGCGGGTGCGCTGATTGAGGCCGTCAACCACATCGATGACATCGCGGGGGCTCTCTCCAAGCTCAGCGACCTCCACGCCCAAAAGCTCCGCGTGGACCCCGTCAACTTCAAA CTGCTGGGCCAATGCTTCCTGGTGGTGGTGGCCATCCACCACCCCTCCGTCCTGACCCCGGAGGTCCACGCTTCCCTGGACAAGTTCCTGTGCGCCGTGGGCAACGTGCTGACTGCCAAGTACCGTTAA
- the MRPL28 gene encoding large ribosomal subunit protein bL28m: MPLHRYAPRLWPALRLREGICARLPEHYLAALQDDTPPTPVHWRPLGVRYRRNPRTGERERVQDVPVPVYLPPAAHEGLWGGEGWISGFRYARNDKLSTRLPKTWKPQLFDRQFYSEILDTTMTITVTMRTLDLIDEAYGFDFYILKTPKADTCSKLGMDLKRTMLLRLARRDPKLHPDDPARREAIYNKYQEFVIPEEEAEWVGLSLEEAIEKQRLLEKKDPVPLFKVYAEELVNQLKEQALQKQ; this comes from the exons aTGCCGCTGCACCGATACGCGCCGCGGCTCTGGCCCGCCCTGCGGCTGCGGGAGGGGATCTGTGCGCGGCTGCCGGAGCACTACCTGGCGGCGTTGCAGGACGACACGCCGCCCACGCCCGTGCACTGGCGGCCGCTGGGCGTGCGCTACCGGCGGAACCCGCGCACCGGCGAGCGGGAGCGCGTGCAGGACGTGCCGGTGCCGGTGTACCTGCCGCCCGCTGCCCACGAGGGGCTCTGGGGCGGAGAGGGCTGGATCAGCGGCTTCCGGTATGCGCGAAACGACAAG CTCTCCACCAGGCTGCCCAAGACGTGGAAGCCGCAGCTCTTTGACCGGCAGTTTTACAGCGAGATCCTGGACACCACAATGACCATCACCGTCACCATGCGGACACTGGACCTCATCGATGAGGCCTACGGCTTTGACTTCTACATCCTCAAG ACTCCAAAAGCCGATACGTGCTCGAAGCTCGGGATGGATTTGAAGCGAACGATGTTGCTGCGACTAGCACGGCGGGATCCTAAACTGCATCCCGATGATCCAGCTAGAAGAGAGGCGATCTATAATAAGTACCAG GAATTTGTGATCCCAGAAGAGGAAGCTGAATGGGTTGGCTTGAGTTTAGAAGAAGCAATAGAAAAACAGAGGCTCCTAGAAAAAAAG GACCCTGTCCCACTCTTTAAGGTGTATGCTGAAGAGCTTGTCAACCAACTGAAAGAACAGGCACTGCAGAAGCAGTAG
- the PGAP6 gene encoding post-GPI attachment to proteins factor 6, with translation MDLPLHFRFGAPPVINPLGTHFPANATVRPSYNISITLSSTVQNTTFVNITTPAAGDWFIAAHLPEAAGRIEVKGFSTPCPYMFQADMFVLRLTEMPVLEPGVAMPQTVVSPAKPLHVKVFVPKHAAGMQFELRSCVTSEQKACAVRVVLGSITLPQSFQRIITCVGNVNCSLALDSPPWEKWLQIMVESLGAANASVSVEMLASFTACRPGSASSFLNFSSLNQSQAGPRPGSTGAAGSSALPTGEASRNVSDQRSFCLQYQPVVREDLDVVSVRYRLLNGPSVPVHSISPTLLLLNLNTGMDSGGSLVVNLLLNKTSVSLANATVVACVSAASPVLSLNATQNCSTAFFQGYPLSMSTSSAEAMLIVLYPQTDDWFLSLQLICPKGQGECNAAEAKVTVFAYLTPCFNDCGPYGQCSLLRRHGYLYAGCSCKAGWGGWSCTDDTKAQSVGAQNLATLLLTLSNLMFLPAIAVAVYRYYLVEASVYTYTMFFSTFYHACDQPGVAVMCIMDYDTLQYCDFLGSVVSIWVTILCMSRVKKILKYVLFVLGTLLIAMSLQLDRRGVWNMMGPCLFALVIMIAAWVYHGVKRRHCYPSSWKRWVFYLLPGITLAFIAISVYAFMETNENYYYTHSTWHVLVACSVAFLLPPRDKHKKPWAWSQKLTCRYQICQNDREELYAVT, from the exons ATGGACCTTCCTTT GCACTTTCGCTTTGGAGCCCCTCCTGTAATCAATCCACTGGGCACTCATTTTCCTGCAAATGCAACTGTCCGTCCTTCCTATAACATAAGCATCACTCTGAGCAGCACTGTGCAAAACACCACCTTTGTGAACATCACCACCCCTGCTGCTGGAGACTGGTTCATCGCTGCCCATCTGCCTGAAGCTGCTGGCCGGATTGAAGTGAAG GGTTTCTCCACTCCATGCCCCTATATGTTCCAGGCAGATATGTTTGTGCTCAGACTCACTGAGATGCCTGTTCTGGAGCCTGGTGTTGCTATGCCACAAACCGTTGTCTCACCTGCTAAGCCGCTGCATGTCAA GGTCTTCGTTCCCAAGCATGCCGCAGGGATGCAGTTTGAGCTGCGAAGCTGCGTGACAAGTGAGCAAAAAGCGTGTGCTGTGCGGGTAGTGCTGGGCTCCATCACGCTGCCCCAGTCCTTCCAGAGGATCATCACCTGCGTGGGAAATGTAAACTGCAGCCTGGCCCTGGATTCACCCCCCTGGGAGAAATGGCTGCAGATCATGGTGGAGAGTCTCGGTGCTGCCAATGCCAGTGTGTCGGTGGAGATGCTGGCTTCCTTCACAG CTTGCAGACCGGGCAGTGCCAGTTCATTCCTTAACTTCAGCAGCCTAAACCAGAGCCAAGCTGGTCCCAGACCAGGTAgcacaggagcagcagggagctcCGCTCTGCCTACAGGAGAGGCTTCACGCAATGTGTCTGACCAGAGGAGCTTCTGTCTGCAGTACCAGCCTGTCGTTCGTGAGGACCTGGATGTGGTGTCTGTGCGCTACAGGCTCTTGAATGGTCCCAGTGTGCCTGTGCACTCCATCTCcccgaccctcctcctcctcaacctAAACACTGGCATGGACAGCGGGGGTTCCCTCGTGGTCAATCTCCTGCTTAACAAG ACGTCCGTGAGCCTGGCCAATGCCACCGTGGTAGCGTGTGTGAGTGCAGCTTCGCCGGTGCTGTCCCTCAATGCCACGCAGAACTGCAGCACAG cttttttccagGGCTATCCCCTGAGCATGAGCACATCCTCTGCAGAAGCGATGCTGATTGTCCTGTACCCGCAGACGGATGACTGgttcctctccctgcagctcaTCTGCCCAAAGGGCCAGGG TGAATGTAATGCCGCAGAAGCCAAAGTGACCGTCTTCGCATACCTCACCCCCTGCTTCAATGACTGTGGGCCATATGGACAATGCAGCCTCCTGAGAAGACACGGCTACCTCTATGCTGGCTGCAGCTGTAAGGCTG gttGGGGTGGGTGGAGCTGCACGGATGATACCAAGGCCCAGTCTGTTGGTGCGCAGAACCTGGCCACCCTCCTGCTCACTCTGAGCAACCTCATGTTCCTGCCGGCAATAGCGGTTGCTGTTTATCGCTACTACCTGGTGGAGGCCTCCGTCTACACCTACACCATGTTCTTCTCCACG TTCTACCACGCGTGTGACCAGCCAGGCGTCGCGGTGATGTGCATCATGGACTACGATACACTACAGTACTGTGACTTTTTGGGCTCCGTGGTGTCCATCTGGGTGACGATCCTGTGCATGTCCAGGGTGAAGAAGATCCTGAAATAC GTCCTTTTCGTCTTGGGGACCCTGTTAATTGCCATGTCCCTGCAGCTGGACCGCAGAGGGGTGTGGAACATGATGGGTCCCTGCCTCTTTGCCCTCGTCATCATGATTGCAGCGTGG GTTTACCACGGAGTGAAGCGCAGACACTGCTACCCCTCCTCGTGGAAGCGCTGGGTTTTCTACCTCCTCCCAGGGATCACCTTGGCTTTCATCGCCATCTCAGTATATGCATTCATGGAAACCAATGAGAACTATTACTACACCCACAGCACCTGGCACGTGCTGGTGGCTTGCAGCGTTGCTTTCCTGCTTCCTCCTCGGGACAAGCATAAGAAGCCCTGGGCCTGGTCACAGAAGCTCACTTGTCGTTATCAGATCTGCCAGAACGACCGTGAGGAGCTCTATGCTGTGACCTGA